In the genome of Corynebacterium glucuronolyticum DSM 44120, the window TGACGTTGCCCTGCACGACACCTTCTGCCGATAGTTGCGCCGAGGGGTCGGCCATGTCGTAGGTGCCGGACGAGTCGGAGTTGCCCACGCCCACGAGCACCGTTCCCAGTGGTGCGGCATCGGCACCCAAAAGCGTGGCACCCATGTGGTTTTCGAACCCGGTGAGCGTCTCCGTCAGCCCTGGCAGGCCCGTCGGCCGGGTGCGGATCTCCCCGATGGCGCGTTTCTTGAGCGTCGTCGTGGTTGCGTCGATAAGCCCGACACCGTCGATGACCCGACCGTTAGCGCGGAAGCTTTCGCCGAGCACCTGCAGCCCGGCGCAGATGGCCAGGATCGGGGCGCTCACGCGCGTTAAGTCCGCCAGGTGTTCGACAGCGAGCGTCTGCGCGGTGTCCTCGCCGCCACCCATGAGGTACACGTCGAGGCCGAGCGGCACGGGGTCGCCGAGTTTGACTTCCTTAATCGTGGCCGTCAGGCCACGCATTTCGGCGCGGCTGCGCAGCACGAGCGCGTTGCCATTGTCGCCGTATGTGCCGAGGACGTCGGGGAGCAGAAGACCGATGGTGAGTTCACTCATTTGTTCAGCGCTTTCTTGAGGTCGCGGAATGCGGTGTAGTTGGCGAGTACCTCTACCTTGCCGGGCGGGCACGCTTCGATGGCGGCGATGGGGTCGGGGATCGTTTCGTGCTCGATGCCGCCGTACAGCAGGCGCACGCCCAGATCGGCGGAGCGCTCGCCGGCGGCCTTGACGGCAATGCCCTCGAAGGATTCGAACCGCACGTCCCACAACCAGGAGAGGTCCTCGCCATCGGCGACCTGCCCGTTCACCGCAATGACGAGGCCATCGGCGGAGCGGTCG includes:
- a CDS encoding type 1 glutamine amidotransferase — encoded protein: MSELTIGLLLPDVLGTYGDNGNALVLRSRAEMRGLTATIKEVKLGDPVPLGLDVYLMGGGEDTAQTLAVEHLADLTRVSAPILAICAGLQVLGESFRANGRVIDGVGLIDATTTTLKKRAIGEIRTRPTGLPGLTETLTGFENHMGATLLGADAAPLGTVLVGVGNSDSSGTYDMADPSAQLSAEGVVQGNVIATYLHGPVLARNPQLADVLLERATGMELEPLNLPEVEQLRKERLAAKRMERF